The genomic DNA CCTGATGCCGGATGGCGAGATTGATTACCGTGACGTCCATTCCGTCGAGGTATCTTTCGATGAAGGGGAAGTTGAAATCGCCGGAATCCGGGTCAAAGAGGTGTGCTCCTGCGAACATGGCGGAACCTGCCTTGAGAGCGGTCAGGCCGCCCATGCTTCCGGCGTGGCTGGAGACGAGGCGAAGGGGAGCGGACAGTCCCATGAGTTCGTTGGCGAGCAGGTCGATGGTGTTGTCGTGACTGCCGACATGCATGATGACACGGTCGAGTTCTGCTCTGGGAACGAGCAGTTCTGCCTTGAGCGTTTCGCCCTGTTCTGCGCCTTCCACGTCCTTGTCGATGTAGGCCACGGCCTGTGCCTTGGTCATGGTGGTGATCATGCCTGCACCGCGAGCCAGCGGGGCCGCGATGATTTTGTCGCCGATCCGTCCCGCGGCCAGTCGGATGGCCTCGCGCATACCGGGGCGCGACGGCGTCTTGCGGGCGAGGACGACTTCGGTTTCCTGCCGTTCCGGGGCGGGAGCGCCCATGAGCCATGATACGAGCGGAGCCAGTATTTTCTCATGGCAGACGACTGCGCTGACCGGATAACCGGGTGCGCCTATCAGGAGCCGGCCCGGATGGCCGCTGCGTTCATCGGTGACGGCAACGAGCGTCGGCTTACCCGGCATGACCGAGATGCCGTGAACCAGCACTGTGCCGATGGATTCGAAGACCCGCTTGGAGTAGTCCTTGCTGCCTGCGCTGGAACCGGCTCCGACGATAACCGCATGGTTGCCGTCCTCAAGCCCTTTCAGCACCGCGGCGCGCAGTGCGTCTTCGTTGTCCGGGATCGGTGCGGACCATGTGGCGTCAATGCCCCATGAGTCGGCGTAGGCCTTGAAAACCTGCGAATTGGATTCGATAACCTGTCCGGCCTGCGGTTCAGGCCTGTCGAGAAAATTGAGCACCTCGTCGCCGGTGGGCAGGAACACGGCCTGCACCTTTTCCTTTACTTCTATGTCATAGATGCCGGCCGAGAGCAGTGCGCCGATGTCGCACGGTTCGAGCTTGCGGTTTTGCGGAATGAGCAGTTCGGTTGCCACGATGTCTTCACCGATGCGGCGGACATGCTGCCACGGGAAGGCCGGTGCGTCGATGAGTACGGTGACTTCGTCCTTCTGGTTGATGTTTTCGATCATGATGACCGCGTTCATGCCTTCGGGGAGCGGGTTGCCGGTGTTCACGAACAGGAAATCGTCACCGTGGGCAAGGGCTGTGGGGGCGTCCTCGCGGGCCATGAACGTGGATTCGGCGCGCACGGCGATGCCGTCCATGGCTGCGGCGTGAAAAGTGGGCGAGGAATAGCGGGCAAAGATCGGGGCTGCGGTCACATGACCGGCAGCTTCATGGGTGGGAATGGTTTTCGATCCGATCAGTTTGTTGCGTTTGAGAGAGGCTTTGGCCCGTCGGACTGCTTCTTCCGGTGCTACGGTTTCAAGATATATATTTCGTTTTGTCATGATTCGTTTCCTCGAAAAATATTACTGCTGCGTCCCCGTTTCTGTGAACATTCTCGGTGCCGCTGCCGCCATTGCAAAGCGTGCTTCGAAATTGGGAAAAGGGATGTTGCGGGGGGAGGGAAGTGAAAGGATTGCCTTCACTTCCCCCGACCTCCGGAGGCAATTCCTATTCGTACTGGAATTCGCCGTTCTTGTAGATGACCACTTCTTCGCCGCCCTTGAGGGTTGCTGTGACGGTTTTCTGCTCGGTATTGACCAGATCCCAGTGCAACGCGGAATCGTTGAAGCCGAGTGCCTCTTTCTTGGCTGCATCAAGGGTGGATTGATCTCCCGCGTAGGTGTCGGAGTAGGACGCACCCACTGCGACATGGCAGTTGCCCTGTTCCCCGCCGAAGTTTTCGTCGAACAGGGTGTTCGCCATGAAGGCGCTGATCTTGGAGAAACGGCGGTCGGTAAGGGAAAATTCACCGAGACGGTTTGCGCCTTCATCAAGAGTCAGTTGTTTGGCCACGAATTCGTCACCGACCTTGGCTTCGGTCTTGACGGCGATGCCCTTTTCAAAGGTCAGCTTCACGCCCTCGACATAGTTGCCGGAGCGGAATGACGGCTGGTCGGCGTAATAGACGCCTTCGGTCCCGCGCCAGTCGGGCGAGAGGAATATCTCGAAACTCGGGATGTTGTGGCCGGAAACGCCGAGCCAGCGGCGGTCTTTGCCGGGAACCACGATAAGGTCGGTGTTTTCGGACTGCACGCGGCAATGTTCGATGTCGAGACCGTTGAGCCACGCCTTGACCTTTTCGGCTTCGTCGAAAATTTCAGCCCACTGTGCGGGCGGGTTGTCGTGGTCGAGGAAGCACGCCTTGACGATCTGTTCCTTGAACTGCTCCATGGAAAGATTCGCGGACTTGGCCAGTTCGGCAGTCGGGTAGACGCACAGGGTCCAGCCGAACTCGCCGGTCTGCTCGCGTTTTTCCATGATGTCGCGCATGAATTTGCGGGCAACGGCGGATGTGCCGATTTTTTTCGGATCAACGTTCTGAAGATGGGTCAGCGAGGCCGGTGCAATGAGTGAAATCAAACCATTCAGGCCGTTTATGAATTCCTTGTCTCCTGCCGGGATGGACGTGAGCTGGGATTCGCTTCCCTTGCCGTAGAAGGACAGTTCCATGCTTGAGGTCATGTTCTGTCTCGGAATCGGGTTCATGCCTTTTTCAATGAGCAAGTCGAACATGACTTCCGCCAGCGGCAGGGCGTCGGTGTCAAAGCGGAGCAGGATGAAATCGCCGGGTTCATAAGGCTTGGTGCGGGCTGTGGACAGTCCCCACCACAGGGTTTCTGCGTATCTTTTGAGCTCTTCGGTGGTAAACATGTATCTATCCTTATATAGGTTGGTTCGTGTTGAGACGAGGCAGGATAAACAACAAACGCACGTATCACAACCGTCTCGTTTCTTTCCTCCGGTTTTGCAAAAGCTGAAAGTGGCTCTCACGTCTTGACACGGCGCAGGCATGTATATATTTGCAACTCGTGTCCGCGTTCAAAAAAAGAGCGGATCTGTACAACATTCTGTTGCACTGATGTTTTGTCGATGATAAGGCAACTGTGCAAATGAAACAGCCCGATCTGCGGGCATCCCAAATCACTTTTTGGAGGAAAAAATGGGCTACGCTATTACTATCGACACTGACAAGTGTACTGGCGACGGCGAATGTGTTGATGTCTGTCCCGTGGAAGTCTACGAACTTCAGGACGGCAAAGCTGTTGCAGTGAACGAAGAAGAGTGTCTCGGTTGTGAGTCCTGCGTTGAGGTTTGCGAATCCGACGCTATCACCATCGAAGAGAACTAGTCTCGACTGTTCAATATGGTTTCGGGAGCAACGGGGTATCCCGCTGCTCCCGTTCCACTTTCTGGCTGTCCCGGACGGCTCAAGTGCGTAGGTCAACGCGGTTGAGCCGCCCGGAACAGCCAGTTTCATAATGACTGTCAGTCAGGTGCCGGAAAGGTCGGGGTTTTTCCTTTCTATTTTCTGCCATGCGGTTGACGGCACTGATTTCGGACTTATCTAACTGAGCACAATACCGCCACGGTTTGCGGGCGAGTATCGCGAACCTGACGAGGAGATATATAATGGCGCTTGATTTTACAGAGTATTTTGAGAGGTATGAAGCCGTCGTCGCAGACGTCGACGCTGTCTTCAGGAAGTTCGAGAAAGATACGCCTGAACTGGTCAAATGCGGCAAGGGATGCAGTGATTGCTGTCATGCCCTGTTCGACATTACGCTGGTTGAGGCCATGTACGTCAATAAGATGTTCAACGAGAAGTTCTCAGGCATGGAGCGCAGTGAAATCCTGCAACGGGCCGACAAGGCCGACAGGCAGATTCACAAGCTTAAGCGCAAGGTCTACAAGGCCAGCCAGGAAGGACGGCCTGCTTCGGAAATCCTGATGGAGGTGTCCAAGGCCCGCGTTCGATGTCCCCTGCTGGGAGACGACGATCTCTGTGCCCTGTACGAGCATCGTCCCATTACCTGCCGTCTCTACGGCGTGCCCACTTCCATCGGAGGTGAGGCTCATACCTGCAACAAGGCCGGCTTTGAAGGGGGCGTGAAGTACCCCACCGTCAACATGGATATCGTGCTCGACAAGCTGCTCGGTATCGGCAAAGACCTTCAAAAGGGTATCGGCAGCCGGTTCAGGGAGCTGGGCGACATGCTTCTGCCTCTGTCCATGGCTTTGGTCACTTCCTATGACGAGGCGTATCTCGGCGTGAAGACCGACAAGGACAAGAAGAAAACGGTCGAGGTCGAGAAAGAAGCTGCCCCGGTAGAGCTCAAGGCTCCCGGTGCACAGCCGAATCCCGAGTCTGAGGCTTGTGCCTCTTGTACAGAGAGCAAGTCCGCCTGCGCTACTTGCGACAGCAGCAAGACCATCGTGCTTGGCGGTACGGACGAGGACTAGTCCATGACTGATAATATTAATTACGAAGGCCTCTCCGACGAGGATATCGAGTCTCGCAAGAAGTACATGTACGAAAAAATGTCCAAGCGGCGGCGCAAGTTCGTTGACCGCATGGGCTATGAA from uncultured Pseudodesulfovibrio sp. includes the following:
- a CDS encoding molybdopterin biosynthesis protein is translated as MTKRNIYLETVAPEEAVRRAKASLKRNKLIGSKTIPTHEAAGHVTAAPIFARYSSPTFHAAAMDGIAVRAESTFMAREDAPTALAHGDDFLFVNTGNPLPEGMNAVIMIENINQKDEVTVLIDAPAFPWQHVRRIGEDIVATELLIPQNRKLEPCDIGALLSAGIYDIEVKEKVQAVFLPTGDEVLNFLDRPEPQAGQVIESNSQVFKAYADSWGIDATWSAPIPDNEDALRAAVLKGLEDGNHAVIVGAGSSAGSKDYSKRVFESIGTVLVHGISVMPGKPTLVAVTDERSGHPGRLLIGAPGYPVSAVVCHEKILAPLVSWLMGAPAPERQETEVVLARKTPSRPGMREAIRLAAGRIGDKIIAAPLARGAGMITTMTKAQAVAYIDKDVEGAEQGETLKAELLVPRAELDRVIMHVGSHDNTIDLLANELMGLSAPLRLVSSHAGSMGGLTALKAGSAMFAGAHLFDPDSGDFNFPFIERYLDGMDVTVINLAIRHQGLIVAKGNPLGITGVSDLSREDVTFINRQRGAGTRILLDHHLKVAGINPNDVQGYENEEFTHMAVAVNVLTNAASCGLGIYAAAKALDLDFVPLAHERYDLVIPTAHMEDPRIMTLLNTICMDGTKEKIKALGGYEVDLTGETMKPGMGLG
- a CDS encoding aminopeptidase; this encodes MFTTEELKRYAETLWWGLSTARTKPYEPGDFILLRFDTDALPLAEVMFDLLIEKGMNPIPRQNMTSSMELSFYGKGSESQLTSIPAGDKEFINGLNGLISLIAPASLTHLQNVDPKKIGTSAVARKFMRDIMEKREQTGEFGWTLCVYPTAELAKSANLSMEQFKEQIVKACFLDHDNPPAQWAEIFDEAEKVKAWLNGLDIEHCRVQSENTDLIVVPGKDRRWLGVSGHNIPSFEIFLSPDWRGTEGVYYADQPSFRSGNYVEGVKLTFEKGIAVKTEAKVGDEFVAKQLTLDEGANRLGEFSLTDRRFSKISAFMANTLFDENFGGEQGNCHVAVGASYSDTYAGDQSTLDAAKKEALGFNDSALHWDLVNTEQKTVTATLKGGEEVVIYKNGEFQYE
- a CDS encoding ferredoxin, translated to MGYAITIDTDKCTGDGECVDVCPVEVYELQDGKAVAVNEEECLGCESCVEVCESDAITIEEN
- a CDS encoding YkgJ family cysteine cluster protein; translated protein: MALDFTEYFERYEAVVADVDAVFRKFEKDTPELVKCGKGCSDCCHALFDITLVEAMYVNKMFNEKFSGMERSEILQRADKADRQIHKLKRKVYKASQEGRPASEILMEVSKARVRCPLLGDDDLCALYEHRPITCRLYGVPTSIGGEAHTCNKAGFEGGVKYPTVNMDIVLDKLLGIGKDLQKGIGSRFRELGDMLLPLSMALVTSYDEAYLGVKTDKDKKKTVEVEKEAAPVELKAPGAQPNPESEACASCTESKSACATCDSSKTIVLGGTDED